The following is a genomic window from Desulfovibrio litoralis DSM 11393.
ATAAGTTCCAAAACCTAAAAAAGTCATCAATAAAGAACCGCAAACATTTAAAGCGATTGTACATAATGCCCAAAACATACGTGCATCTTTTAATAACAAACTTGTCTCTAACGAAAACGCCGAAAAAGTTGTTAACGCACCTAAAAATCCGGTAATAATAAATAAACGAAGCTCAGGGGAAAGTTCAGAGAAGGTTGAAAACACTCCAAAAAAGATACCTATTA
Proteins encoded in this region:
- the crcB gene encoding fluoride efflux transporter CrcB encodes the protein MLKSLLAISLGASLGASLRWLLSLWLNGFLMYIPLGTLSANLIGGYLIGIFFGVFSTFSELSPELRLFIITGFLGALTTFSAFSLETSLLLKDARMFWALCTIALNVCGSLLMTFLGFGTYNLLKNFYS